From a single Puniceibacterium sp. IMCC21224 genomic region:
- a CDS encoding thiolase codes for MTTKLRGKSAIVGTGHAGFGEAHGLTAYDVMAQSALAALGDAGLKLSDVDGLFCTMMEDSMPALMAAEYLGIQPRFIDGTMTGGSSFVNYLTSATMALEAGLCDVALIVYGSNQRTASGRLVTASRPPAYEAPYNPRYPISAYAMAAARHMHEFGTTREQLADVAVAARAWAQHNPEAFERGPLSRADVLGARMVGDPLTVRDCCLVTDGGGAIVMVRADRARDFPKAPVYVLGSAAESSHRQISQMKDFTVTAARESGARAFAAAGVSPSDIQAVELYDAFTINTILFLEDLGFCAKGEGGAFVEGGRIAPGGVLPVNTNGGGLSCVHPGMYGIFTVIEAARQIRGDAPGIQLRDVDLALAHGNGGVLSSQVTAILGSQNTL; via the coding sequence ATGACCACCAAACTTCGGGGAAAATCCGCCATTGTGGGAACCGGGCACGCGGGTTTCGGCGAGGCGCATGGGCTGACGGCCTATGATGTCATGGCGCAATCCGCGCTTGCGGCACTTGGCGATGCGGGGCTGAAGCTGTCCGATGTGGACGGTCTGTTCTGCACCATGATGGAAGACAGCATGCCTGCCCTTATGGCGGCCGAATATCTGGGCATTCAGCCCAGGTTCATCGACGGCACCATGACGGGCGGGTCGTCCTTCGTGAATTACCTGACCTCCGCCACAATGGCGCTGGAGGCTGGCCTGTGTGATGTGGCGCTGATTGTTTATGGCTCCAACCAGCGCACCGCGTCGGGCAGGCTGGTGACGGCCTCGCGCCCGCCCGCCTATGAGGCGCCCTATAATCCGCGATATCCGATTTCCGCCTATGCGATGGCGGCGGCACGGCACATGCATGAATTTGGCACCACCCGCGAACAGCTGGCCGATGTGGCCGTGGCCGCGCGGGCCTGGGCGCAGCACAACCCCGAGGCATTCGAGCGCGGCCCGCTCAGCCGCGCGGATGTTTTGGGCGCGCGTATGGTGGGCGATCCGTTGACTGTGCGCGATTGTTGTCTTGTCACCGATGGCGGCGGGGCGATCGTGATGGTTCGCGCCGACCGTGCCAGGGACTTCCCTAAGGCCCCGGTTTACGTTTTGGGCAGCGCGGCGGAAAGCTCGCACCGGCAAATATCGCAGATGAAGGATTTCACCGTGACCGCCGCCCGCGAGTCGGGCGCACGCGCCTTTGCCGCGGCGGGCGTGTCGCCTTCGGACATTCAGGCGGTCGAGCTTTACGATGCGTTCACCATCAATACGATCCTATTTCTGGAAGATCTCGGCTTTTGTGCCAAGGGCGAGGGCGGTGCCTTTGTCGAGGGCGGGCGCATCGCGCCGGGCGGGGTCTTGCCGGTGAATACCAATGGCGGGGGTTTGTCCTGTGTGCATCCCGGCATGTATGGCATTTTCACCGTGATCGAGGCGGCGCGGCAGATCCGTGGCGATGCGCCCGGCATTCAGTTGAGGGATGTCGACCTGGCGCTGGCCCATGGGAACGGCGGTGTGCTGTCCAGTCAGGTCACGGCAATCTTGGGTTCGCAAAACACCCTCTAA
- a CDS encoding Zn-ribbon domain-containing OB-fold protein, which produces MPVPDATGPDQIFQRALTNGEIMLPRCDDCGAYHFFPRVLCPHCHGTAISWHPASGKGRVHTTTVVRQKPERGGDYNVCVVELEEGVRMMSRVEGIAPGDIVIDMAVTAFVGGAEGQPAVLFKPAEV; this is translated from the coding sequence ATGCCGGTGCCGGACGCCACAGGACCAGACCAGATATTCCAACGCGCGCTGACAAACGGGGAGATCATGCTGCCCAGGTGCGATGATTGCGGAGCCTATCATTTCTTTCCAAGGGTCCTGTGTCCGCACTGCCATGGGACCGCGATCTCTTGGCATCCCGCCAGCGGCAAGGGCCGGGTCCACACCACCACTGTCGTGCGTCAGAAGCCCGAGCGCGGCGGCGACTATAACGTGTGCGTGGTGGAACTGGAGGAAGGCGTTCGGATGATGAGCCGGGTCGAGGGCATTGCCCCCGGTGACATTGTCATCGACATGGCCGTGACCGCCTTCGTGGGCGGGGCCGAGGGCCAACCGGCCGTGTTGTTCAAACCGGCGGAGGTATAG
- a CDS encoding CaiB/BaiF CoA-transferase family protein, with the protein MSDSSSAPLSGKLVIALEQAVAAPFCSSRLADAGARVIKVERKGVGDFARAYDTAANGEGAYFTWLNRGKESVALDIKAAEDRDILLKMLENADVFIQNLLPGALAKLGLDSASLRERFPRLVTCDITGYGEDGPMRNAKAYDLLVQCESGLASVTGTPDGPGRVGVSICDIATGMTAHAGICEALIGRERTGKGSGVSVAMFDVMADWMSVPLLYHDYLGKPTPRVGLNHTVICPYGAYECKDGQLVVITVQHSGEWQRFCEHILGDATLAADPRFHDNTARIDNKPALEALIKTVFASHDRVEMLKRLDAAGIAFAAVNDVASLSDHPQLDRSVISTPSGEINVPAPPIRRSAGETTLGPCPAFDADGKAIRAEFDPRHRTGYTHK; encoded by the coding sequence ATGTCAGATTCAAGTTCAGCCCCCCTTTCCGGCAAGCTCGTCATCGCGCTCGAACAGGCGGTGGCGGCGCCCTTTTGCTCTTCGCGGCTTGCCGATGCCGGTGCGCGGGTGATCAAGGTCGAACGCAAGGGCGTGGGCGATTTCGCGCGCGCCTATGATACTGCCGCCAACGGCGAAGGCGCCTATTTTACATGGCTAAACCGGGGCAAGGAATCGGTCGCACTGGATATCAAAGCAGCAGAAGATCGCGATATCCTGCTGAAAATGCTGGAAAACGCGGATGTGTTCATTCAAAATCTTTTGCCGGGCGCCCTGGCAAAGCTGGGTCTGGATTCCGCGAGTCTGCGAGAGAGGTTCCCGCGTCTCGTGACTTGCGACATCACCGGATACGGCGAAGACGGCCCGATGCGCAACGCCAAGGCCTATGACCTTCTGGTGCAATGCGAAAGCGGCCTGGCATCGGTGACCGGCACGCCGGACGGGCCGGGGCGGGTTGGCGTGTCGATCTGCGACATCGCCACGGGCATGACAGCCCATGCCGGGATCTGCGAAGCGCTGATCGGGCGTGAGCGCACCGGCAAAGGTAGCGGCGTTTCGGTGGCCATGTTCGACGTGATGGCCGACTGGATGTCGGTTCCGCTGCTCTATCACGACTATCTTGGCAAACCGACGCCCCGCGTCGGTCTGAACCACACGGTGATCTGCCCCTACGGCGCCTATGAGTGCAAGGACGGTCAGCTTGTCGTCATTACCGTGCAGCACAGCGGCGAATGGCAACGGTTCTGTGAACACATACTGGGCGATGCAACTCTGGCAGCCGACCCCCGGTTTCATGACAACACGGCGCGAATTGACAACAAGCCCGCGCTCGAAGCGCTCATCAAGACCGTGTTCGCCTCGCATGACCGCGTCGAGATGCTGAAGAGGCTCGATGCTGCGGGCATTGCATTCGCGGCAGTCAACGACGTGGCCTCCCTGTCCGACCACCCCCAGCTCGACCGGTCCGTCATCAGCACGCCCTCTGGCGAAATCAACGTCCCTGCGCCCCCGATCCGGCGCAGCGCCGGAGAGACGACACTTGGCCCTTGCCCTGCTTTTGACGCGGACGGCAAAGCCATCCGCGCCGAGTTCGACCCTCGTCATAGAACAGGATACACGCATAAATGA
- a CDS encoding CaiB/BaiF CoA-transferase family protein — MTAAQKPAILDGVKIVDLTSVVFGPLATQMLGDLGADVIKVESPEGDLLRQVQPSRNKLMGAAFLGANRNKRSVILDLKTPNDRDRLRKLLADADVMISSIRPAALARLSLDPETLRRENPRLITVSATGFGQDGPYAAKPAFDDIVQSVSGLASLASLRDPEAAPAYAPTILADKLGGVTAAYAVMAALFHRERTGVPQHVEVPMFETLTSFLLTEHMDGATFEDNPQDFGYARMLVPHRRPVQTSDGFITILPYTNVQWARFFKAVGREDMLGHLWVTDMDTRSRNIGAVYDMVAQLALTRTTKEWLALMEQADIPAMPVRNLSDLPSDPHLAATGFFQQIAHPTEGAIWTTRPPVRFSATPARHDHRPAPRLGEHSEEILGPAEE; from the coding sequence ATGACCGCTGCGCAGAAACCCGCGATCCTTGATGGCGTGAAGATTGTCGATCTTACTTCTGTGGTTTTCGGGCCTTTGGCCACGCAAATGCTGGGCGATCTGGGGGCCGATGTGATCAAGGTGGAAAGCCCCGAGGGAGATCTTTTGCGCCAGGTCCAGCCGTCCCGCAACAAGCTGATGGGCGCCGCCTTTCTGGGTGCAAACCGCAACAAACGCAGCGTCATTCTAGACCTCAAGACGCCAAATGATCGCGATCGGCTGCGCAAGCTGCTGGCCGATGCCGATGTGATGATCTCCAGCATCCGGCCCGCGGCGCTTGCCAGATTGTCCCTTGACCCCGAAACGTTGCGCCGCGAGAATCCGAGACTGATTACGGTATCCGCCACCGGCTTTGGGCAGGACGGGCCCTATGCGGCCAAACCTGCCTTCGACGACATCGTCCAATCGGTCTCGGGGTTGGCCAGCTTGGCATCATTGCGCGATCCCGAAGCTGCGCCGGCCTATGCCCCGACGATCCTTGCCGACAAGCTTGGCGGCGTCACTGCGGCCTATGCTGTCATGGCCGCCTTGTTCCATCGTGAGCGCACGGGCGTGCCCCAGCATGTCGAAGTGCCGATGTTTGAGACGCTGACGTCGTTCCTGCTGACCGAACATATGGATGGTGCCACATTCGAGGACAACCCGCAAGATTTCGGCTATGCCCGCATGCTTGTCCCTCATCGCCGCCCGGTTCAGACTTCGGACGGGTTTATCACTATTCTGCCCTACACCAACGTTCAATGGGCACGCTTTTTCAAGGCAGTCGGGCGGGAAGACATGCTCGGCCACTTGTGGGTGACCGACATGGACACCCGCAGCCGCAACATAGGCGCGGTTTACGATATGGTGGCGCAGCTCGCGCTGACACGGACCACAAAAGAATGGCTTGCCCTGATGGAGCAGGCCGATATTCCCGCCATGCCAGTCCGAAACCTGTCAGATCTGCCCAGCGACCCCCATCTTGCCGCCACCGGTTTCTTTCAGCAGATTGCTCATCCAACGGAAGGTGCCATCTGGACAACACGCCCGCCGGTTCGATTTTCGGCAACCCCGGCGCGACACGACCACCGACCAGCCCCTCGGTTGGGCGAGCACAG